The nucleotide window GGAGACCTCGGAGGAAACGGAGCGTCACTTCTTTATCAGCCTATCAGTGTTAACCGGCTGTCCGTCGTTGGGCATGATCACTTTTTTCATCTCGCCCGGGTCGCCACCCTTTTTAAAAAGGTAAACCGACCCGTCTCCCATGAGAACGTGAAAGTCCCCGTCGAACGACCCGCCGAGCCCCGGCAGCGGCAGTTTCTCGTTAAACGTCTGGTCGATCGGCTGGCTCCAGGTCACAGGATTGGCGGCTTCCACGACGAGGGCCGTGTTCGACAAACCGTCGCCAATCTGTGCCCACTTGAGCGAACCCTTTTCGGTCCAGATGGTGTCCTTGCCGACGAACCGCTGGTAGAAGGTCTCGCCCGCCTTGGCCTTGCCGCGTGCCGGGGCGTACACCTTCGGCATCTTCTCGATCAGCTTCTTGTTGTTCGGCCCGTCCCACGGCTCGTCCAGCTTGAACTGCTTGTACAGCTTCTCTTCTCCCAGGTACGGAAGCAGGGCGACGCGCCAGCTCAGCAGGAGCCGGCCGTCCTTATCGGCGATGTCGTCGGCCGGCCGGCTGTCGTGTTCGTCGGCGTGCGCGTGAAACGCCAGACCGACCTGTTTGAGGTTCTCGGATGCGGTTTCAAGTTCCTTCTTGGTCACCGGCTCGGCCGCTAGCACGACCGAACCGCACAGCACCGCCGCCGCCGTAAGAGTCCGCCAGGTGTTCATCATCGCCCTCCGTCTCAGGAGCACCTCAACCCCAAACGAGACGCCGCAGCCGGTTCACGATCTCAGCAGCCGCGCCGATTTATTCCGACCGGAGGTGGGCCGCGGTCATTTCTTACTGAGCGTGATGTTGATGGCGCTTTCCGCGGTGACCGTGTAGGTCAAGCCGGAGGTACCGACTTCCTCATACCGTTTCGGGACCGGGACGAAGGTGCCGCCGCGCCCGCCGACGGTCACCGCTTTGCCGTCTTTGGATTTCGGGGCCGCGAACTGGGCGTGATTGGAAGTCCGAACGGCGGCCTTCACCTTCCCCAACGGGGCGGACGGCACGCGGTAGTTGCCGTCCGGCGCGATCTCACCGCGGGCGCTGGCGGACCCGTCCTCGGCCTCGAAGTAAACCTCACCCATCGTCAGTTTCTCGCCGTCGAGGGTGACGGAACCGGTCACGACGGTCTCTTTGGCCGGCGGAGGCGGCGAGCACCCCACCGCCGACATTCCGACAACGGCCGCACCGAGCACGAACAGCCTGACACACCGCATGGATCGAGCGCCTGGAGAGGAAACGGGAGGGATACCAATTAAAACGCGGCCCCGGCGGTGTGCCGGGGCCGCGGACCGGGGCGTTTACCAGTCGCTGCCGAGCACGCCGCCGTCCCGCGGCTGCACGGCCATGCTCCAGGTTTGCTGGGTGACGCCGGACGACACCGAGCGAACGCTGCCGTCTCCCAGCCCGATGAGGACCACGTTCGAGCTGTGCCCCTGCGCGCGATTGTTG belongs to Gemmata obscuriglobus and includes:
- a CDS encoding DUF1559 domain-containing protein; this translates as MNTWRTLTAAAVLCGSVVLAAEPVTKKELETASENLKQVGLAFHAHADEHDSRPADDIADKDGRLLLSWRVALLPYLGEEKLYKQFKLDEPWDGPNNKKLIEKMPKVYAPARGKAKAGETFYQRFVGKDTIWTEKGSLKWAQIGDGLSNTALVVEAANPVTWSQPIDQTFNEKLPLPGLGGSFDGDFHVLMGDGSVYLFKKGGDPGEMKKVIMPNDGQPVNTDRLIKK